In Natronococcus occultus SP4, the following proteins share a genomic window:
- the rtcA gene encoding RNA 3'-terminal phosphate cyclase, protein MRELDGSNAGGQFLRSALTLSVLEDVPIRIENVRGDRPTPGLAHQHLAVLETMAEVCDATVSGAELGAETIEFDPDGAGADGLAGGSYAVDIGTAGSVTLLFDALLPLATVLEAPLSVTATGGTDVEWSPPLDYFRLVKLPLLARHGLVASCEVDRRGFYPDGGGRVTLRVAPSSLEPLALERRGELAGVRLYSTESASLADRDVAHRQLEGALERLDLAMDDGDEDAGLPILERQERSAESHSPGSALVIRIDHGTGVAGFGALGERGKPAERVGEDAADAANRFLEGRGSVDTHMGDQLLVFLALAGGRVGIPRVTDHVEGSRKLLAAFGIETVLERTAEDVVVSLADDRGNDTP, encoded by the coding sequence ATGCGCGAACTCGACGGCTCGAACGCGGGCGGGCAGTTCCTCCGGAGCGCCCTCACGCTGTCCGTCCTCGAGGACGTCCCGATCAGGATCGAGAACGTCCGCGGCGACCGTCCCACGCCCGGGCTCGCCCACCAGCACCTGGCCGTCCTCGAGACGATGGCCGAGGTCTGTGACGCCACGGTCTCGGGCGCCGAACTCGGCGCGGAGACGATCGAATTCGACCCCGACGGGGCGGGCGCGGACGGGCTCGCTGGCGGCTCCTACGCCGTCGACATCGGCACCGCCGGCAGCGTCACCCTGCTGTTCGACGCCCTCCTGCCGCTGGCGACCGTCCTCGAGGCGCCGCTGTCAGTCACCGCGACGGGCGGGACGGACGTCGAGTGGTCGCCCCCGCTCGATTACTTCCGACTCGTCAAGCTCCCCCTGCTTGCCCGGCACGGGCTCGTCGCGTCCTGTGAGGTCGATCGCCGTGGGTTCTACCCCGACGGGGGCGGTCGGGTAACGCTTCGGGTCGCTCCCTCGAGTCTCGAGCCCCTGGCGCTCGAACGGCGCGGCGAACTCGCGGGCGTGCGACTGTACTCGACCGAATCGGCGTCGCTCGCCGATCGGGACGTCGCCCACCGCCAGCTCGAGGGGGCGCTCGAGCGGCTCGACCTCGCGATGGACGACGGAGACGAGGACGCCGGCCTTCCGATACTCGAGCGCCAGGAACGATCCGCCGAGAGCCACTCGCCCGGTTCGGCGCTCGTGATCAGGATCGATCACGGCACGGGTGTCGCCGGGTTCGGTGCGCTGGGCGAGCGAGGCAAACCCGCCGAGCGGGTCGGCGAGGACGCCGCCGACGCCGCGAACCGGTTTCTCGAGGGACGGGGGTCGGTCGACACCCATATGGGTGATCAGCTGCTGGTCTTCCTCGCACTGGCCGGCGGCCGGGTGGGGATTCCCCGGGTAACCGACCACGTCGAGGGCAGCCGGAAGCTGCTGGCCGCGTTCGGGATCGAAACCGTCCTCGAGCGGACTGCCGAGGACGTCGTCGTCTCGCTTGCCGACGACCGGGGGAACGACACACCTTAA